The genome window CGCCGGCGACCCCGGCCTGGTGCACCTGATGGTCGAGGTGGACAGCCTCGACGCGGTGGGCATGGCGCTCGACCGGGTGCGCAAGGCGGGCTTCTCGATCTCCTCCACCCTCGGCCGGCACACCAACGACAAGATGGTGTCCTTCTACGTCCGCGCCCCCGGAGGCTGGGACATCGAGTACGGCACCGAGGGCATGCGCGTCGACGAGACGTACTACACGGCCGAGGAGATCACGGCTGACAGCTACTGGGGCCACGACTGGTCCGGCTCCGAGCCGCTGGCCACCTTCGTTCCCAAGAAGTGAGCCGGCCGATGCGTTCGGTGGAACCGGTGGCGACCGGGTCCGTCGCGGCGTTCCACCACGAGTGCGACGTGCTCGTCGTCGGCTTCGGCTGCGCCGGGGCGGCCGCCGCGTACGAGGCCGCGACGGCGGGCGCGGACGTGCTCGTGCTGGAGCGTGCGGGCGGCCCCGGCGGCTCGTCCGCGATGTCCGGCGGCGAGCTGTACCTCGGCGGCGGCACGGCCGTCCAGCGGGCCTGCGGGTTCGAGGACGACCCGGACAACATGTTCGCCTACCTCGCGGCGGCGCTCGGCCCGCACGCCGACGCGGAGAAACTTCGGCTGTACTGCGACGGCAGCGTCGAGCACTTCGAGTGGTTCCGGGCCAGGGGCGTGCCGTTCAACGAGTCGTTCTACGACGCGCCGAGCTGGATGCCGCCGACGACCGACGGCCTCATGTGGCTGGGGGAGAACGCCTGGCCGTACACCACCCTCGCGCGGCCGGTGCCGCGCGGCCACCGCCCGGCCGTCGAGAGCTGGGGCGGGCGGCTGCTCATGGAGAAGCTGGTGGAGGCGGCGCGGGCGGCCGGAGCCGCGTGTCACACCGACACCCGCGCCACCAACCTCGTCCTCGGCGCCGACGGCCGGGTCGCCGGGGTCGTGGCCCGCCGGTACGGCGAGCGGGTGACCTACCGCGCCCGCAGGGGAGTGGTGCTGACCACCGGCGGGTTCGTCGACAACGAGGAGATGCTCGCCGACCACGCCCCGGTGCTGATCGGGCACGGCAAGGTCAGCGACGGCCTGGACGACGGCGGCGGCATCCGGATGGCCACCGCCATCGGGGCGGCCACCCGCCGCATGGGCGAGGTCGAGATCGCGATGACGGCGCTGCCCGCGATGCTGGTGCGCGGCATGCTCGTCAACGGGCTCGGCCGCCGCTTCATCAACGAGGACGTCTACCCAGGCCTGTTCAGCGTCGCCGCCGTACGGCACCAGCCGGGGCCGTACTGGGCGATCATCGACGAGGAGGGCTACGAGGACATCCCGGCACGGGACCTGTGGGGCGTGCGCCCGGTCTTCGTGGCCGAGACCCTCGCCGAGCTGGAGGAGTCGCTCGGCATGCCGCCCGGCGCGCTGGAGGACACCGTCACGGTGTACAACCGGCACGCCGAGCGGGGTGAGGACCCCTACTTCCACAAGGACCCGAAGTGGCTGCGCCCGTTGAAGGGACCGTTCGCCGCCGCCGATCCGCGCCTGGGGTTCGGCATGGGCGACCGCGACAGCGCGGGCAAGGGGACCGGAGCCGCCGGCTTCACGCTCGGTGGCCTGCGCACGACCGTGGACGGCGAGGTGCTGAACCAGTCCGGGCGGCCCATCCCGGGCCTGTACGCGGCGGGCCGCGCCTCCTCCGGCATGCACGGCGAGGGTTACATCAGCGGCACGTCACTCGGTGACGGCACGTTCTTCGGCCGCCGCGCCGGCCGCGCAGTCGCCAGGGAGGCGTGATGAACCGGTTCGACGGTAGGAACGTGCTGCTCACCGGGGCCGCGTCGGGCATCGGCAGGGCGGCCGCCGTACGGCTGCTGAACGAGGGCGCCACGGTGTTCGCCGTGGACCGGGACGAGGACGGGCTCGCGGAGACCGGCAAGCTCGCGGGCGGGACCGATCGGTTCGTCCCCTGGCAGGCGGACCTGGCGGACGAGTCTGCGGTGGTGTCGGCCGCGGCCGAGGCCGTCGCCCGCCTCGGCCGGGTGGACGTGCTGGCCAACGTCGCCGGCGTGCTGCGGGTGACCCCGATGGAGTCGCTGCGGCTCGACGACTACCGGCAGATCTTCGCGATCAACGTGTTCGCCCCGGTCGCGTTCTGCCGGGAGGTGCTGCCGCACATCCCGGACCGCACCGGGGTCATCGTGAACGTCACCTCGACGGCGGCGACGAAGGCGCATCCCTGGATGACCGGCTACGCGGCGTCCAAGGGCGCGCTGCTGTCGTTCTCGATCAGCCTCGCCGCCGAGCTGGCGCCGCGCCGCATCCGCGTCGTCCCGATCTCGCCCGGCGGCGTCGCCACGCCGCTGACCGCCAACCGGGAGACCTTCGCCGGCATCGACACCTCCTGGTACGCGCGCACCTATCCCCTCTGGGGGAGACCGGGCCGCCCGGAGGACATCGCCGGGACCATCGCGTACGCCGCCTCGGCGGACGGCGCCTACCTCAACGGGGTGGAGGTCCGCGTGGACGGCGGCTCGCACAGCTGACCGCTCCGCCCCCCGCGCAGCCGGATGTCCCCGCCCTCCTTCCGCCACGGTGTCTGTGATGAGCTGTCGTGGTGATCGCGACGCGAGGGCAGAGGTTGGTGACGTTCAGGACCGTGGGGGCGCCCGTGGTCCGGGCGGTCGATCCGTTCATCGCCGGGTTGGAGATCGTCGGGCATCTGCTGTGTGAGGGGCAGGAGGCACAGGCGGTGGCCCGGGACCCCGATTCGGGCCGGGTCTTCGCGCTGGAGGTGTACCGGCCCGACCTGGTCGCCCTGGACGCGTTGGCGCCGTCGGTGGAGGCGCTGCGCCGGATGGTGGCGGCCGTGGCCGAGCTCGAAGGGCTCCGTGGGCGCTTCGCCGATCTGGCGGGGCACACGGGCGTCGAGCCGGTGAAGGAAGCGCTCCGGCGGCTGGTGGCCGTCTTCCGCGCGGAGGAGTGGGGGCCGGACGGCTGGGGTCCGGCGGGCGGCCCCGAGCGGTGGCCGCACGAGCTGCCGACCCTGTGGCGCATCATGGCCGTCATCAAGCCGATGGCGCTGATCGCGTCCCCCGGGCGGGGGCTGCGACTCGATCTGCCCGCGAGGGTGCTGGAGAACGTCTTCCGCGTGCGGGGCCTTGTCCGCGTCGCGCCCGAGAACCTGCCGGCCGCGCTGACGCACGAGCCGACCCGGCGCTTCCTGAGCGAGGTCGGGCTGCCCGCGGACGCCCGGCTGTTCTCCGCCGACGGCGCCGGAGAACCGCTGCGGACGGTCCTCGAGCACCGCGAGGAGTTCCTACGGGACCCCGGCCTCGCTCACCTGCACGATGCCATCGGGCGCACCCCGCCCCCGCCCGGCGCCGATCACCTGTTCGTGATCGGCGGGATGGGCGGCTACGATCTCGAGGCGCTACTCGACGGACGCACGGGTGCGATCTATCACGCCCCCTACACGTGCGAGGAGCTGACGCCGCTCAACGCCGATGTCTCCACGTTGGCGTTCACGCTGTGGATGTACGCCATGGAGCAGGGGCTCAGAGATCCCTACGACCTCACGGGCGGCGACTTCTACCACCAACTCGCCGACACCATGGTCGCGACACTCGCCGCCGTCGACCCCGTGGCCTGCCTGCCGTCGACGGGCGCGGACGATTTCCGCTTCTGGCCGGAGGTCTTCCACGACGCGGCGGGCGGAGTGCTGTAGCGGGACCGGCCGCTCACGTCCACTGCTGCCCCGGGACGGTCAGGACGGGGCCGCCGAACCGGCCCGAGTGCCGGAGAGCTGCGCCCCGGGGAATTGGGCCCCGGGGAGTTGGGCCCCGGAGGATTGCGCACGGTAGAGCCGGGCGTAGGCGCCGCCCGCCGCCAGCAGCTCGTCGTGCGTGCCCTGCTCCACGATCCGC of Microbispora sp. ZYX-F-249 contains these proteins:
- a CDS encoding SUKH-4 family immunity protein is translated as MTFRTVGAPVVRAVDPFIAGLEIVGHLLCEGQEAQAVARDPDSGRVFALEVYRPDLVALDALAPSVEALRRMVAAVAELEGLRGRFADLAGHTGVEPVKEALRRLVAVFRAEEWGPDGWGPAGGPERWPHELPTLWRIMAVIKPMALIASPGRGLRLDLPARVLENVFRVRGLVRVAPENLPAALTHEPTRRFLSEVGLPADARLFSADGAGEPLRTVLEHREEFLRDPGLAHLHDAIGRTPPPPGADHLFVIGGMGGYDLEALLDGRTGAIYHAPYTCEELTPLNADVSTLAFTLWMYAMEQGLRDPYDLTGGDFYHQLADTMVATLAAVDPVACLPSTGADDFRFWPEVFHDAAGGVL
- a CDS encoding SDR family NAD(P)-dependent oxidoreductase, translated to MNRFDGRNVLLTGAASGIGRAAAVRLLNEGATVFAVDRDEDGLAETGKLAGGTDRFVPWQADLADESAVVSAAAEAVARLGRVDVLANVAGVLRVTPMESLRLDDYRQIFAINVFAPVAFCREVLPHIPDRTGVIVNVTSTAATKAHPWMTGYAASKGALLSFSISLAAELAPRRIRVVPISPGGVATPLTANRETFAGIDTSWYARTYPLWGRPGRPEDIAGTIAYAASADGAYLNGVEVRVDGGSHS
- a CDS encoding FAD-dependent oxidoreductase, whose amino-acid sequence is MRSVEPVATGSVAAFHHECDVLVVGFGCAGAAAAYEAATAGADVLVLERAGGPGGSSAMSGGELYLGGGTAVQRACGFEDDPDNMFAYLAAALGPHADAEKLRLYCDGSVEHFEWFRARGVPFNESFYDAPSWMPPTTDGLMWLGENAWPYTTLARPVPRGHRPAVESWGGRLLMEKLVEAARAAGAACHTDTRATNLVLGADGRVAGVVARRYGERVTYRARRGVVLTTGGFVDNEEMLADHAPVLIGHGKVSDGLDDGGGIRMATAIGAATRRMGEVEIAMTALPAMLVRGMLVNGLGRRFINEDVYPGLFSVAAVRHQPGPYWAIIDEEGYEDIPARDLWGVRPVFVAETLAELEESLGMPPGALEDTVTVYNRHAERGEDPYFHKDPKWLRPLKGPFAAADPRLGFGMGDRDSAGKGTGAAGFTLGGLRTTVDGEVLNQSGRPIPGLYAAGRASSGMHGEGYISGTSLGDGTFFGRRAGRAVAREA